One genomic segment of Streptomyces sp. TLI_146 includes these proteins:
- a CDS encoding Pro-rich N-terminal domain-containing protein, with protein MQHEAGAPLPPPHAPGHGAGPDWAFVAPHQPVARPVAQAGPVAPGAHQPAAQAPVAPGAHQPLAHGAQPPPVPGPPPAPPTAPGWHAPPSRDTTGHVQLPPGGPVPLPQAPEGTGVTTLAVLLIGPAGAGKTTVARYWAQHRRVPTAHISLDDVREWVCAGFADPQSGWNDHSEAQYRLARRTCGFAARNFLANGISCILDDAVFPDRPVVGLGGWKRHVGPGLLPVVLLPGLDIVLERNAERSGNRRLSDEEVAGIHGRMAGWYGSGLPIIDNSQYDVPTTARLLDDVLARAIASPPSW; from the coding sequence ATGCAGCACGAAGCGGGAGCGCCGCTTCCGCCGCCCCACGCGCCGGGGCACGGAGCGGGGCCCGACTGGGCCTTCGTCGCCCCCCACCAGCCCGTGGCCCGCCCCGTGGCCCAGGCCGGTCCCGTGGCGCCGGGCGCCCACCAGCCCGCGGCCCAGGCTCCTGTGGCGCCGGGTGCCCACCAGCCCCTCGCCCACGGCGCCCAGCCGCCCCCCGTCCCCGGCCCGCCGCCCGCGCCGCCGACGGCCCCGGGCTGGCACGCGCCGCCCTCCCGGGACACCACGGGGCACGTCCAGCTGCCCCCGGGCGGCCCCGTGCCGCTGCCGCAGGCCCCGGAGGGCACCGGGGTCACCACGCTCGCGGTGCTGCTCATAGGCCCGGCGGGCGCGGGCAAGACCACGGTCGCCCGCTACTGGGCCCAGCACCGCCGCGTCCCCACCGCCCACATCAGCCTGGACGACGTGCGCGAATGGGTCTGCGCGGGCTTCGCCGACCCCCAGTCGGGCTGGAACGACCACTCCGAGGCGCAGTACCGCCTGGCCCGCCGCACCTGCGGCTTCGCCGCGCGCAACTTCCTGGCCAACGGCATCTCCTGCATCCTCGACGACGCCGTCTTCCCGGACCGCCCGGTGGTGGGCCTCGGCGGCTGGAAGCGCCACGTGGGCCCGGGCCTGCTGCCTGTCGTCCTGCTCCCGGGCCTGGACATCGTCCTGGAGCGCAACGCCGAACGGTCCGGCAACCGCCGCCTCTCCGACGAGGAGGTCGCGGGCATCCACGGCCGCATGGCGGGCTGGTACGGCTCGGGCCTCCCCATCATCGACAACTCCCAGTACGACGTCCCCACGACGGCCCGCCTCCTGGACGACGTCCTGGCGAGGGCGATCGCCAGCCCGCCGAGCTGGTAG
- the ruvX gene encoding Holliday junction resolvase RuvX, whose product MRRGRRLAIDVGDARIGVASCDPDGVLATPVETVPGRDVPAAHRRLRQIVEEYEPIEVVVGLPRSLSGGEGPAAVKVRKFAGELAKGIAPIPVRLVDERMTTVTATQGLRASGVKAKKGRSFIDQAAAVVILQNALEAERVSGRPPGEGVEVVI is encoded by the coding sequence ATGCGACGCGGACGCCGTCTCGCGATCGACGTCGGGGACGCCCGGATCGGGGTCGCCTCGTGCGACCCCGACGGGGTCCTCGCCACGCCGGTGGAGACCGTGCCGGGACGTGACGTCCCGGCCGCCCACCGGCGGTTGCGCCAGATCGTCGAGGAGTACGAGCCCATCGAGGTGGTCGTGGGGCTGCCTCGCTCCCTCAGCGGGGGCGAGGGCCCGGCGGCCGTCAAGGTCCGCAAGTTCGCCGGGGAACTGGCGAAGGGGATCGCCCCGATCCCGGTCCGGCTGGTCGACGAGCGGATGACAACGGTCACAGCCACCCAGGGACTGCGCGCTTCCGGGGTGAAGGCGAAGAAGGGCAGGTCGTTCATCGACCAGGCCGCCGCGGTGGTCATCCTGCAGAACGCGCTTGAGGCCGAACGGGTGTCAGGACGCCCGCCCGGCGAGGGCGTCGAAGTGGTTATCTGA
- a CDS encoding aminopeptidase P family protein has protein sequence MSEVYGLRRGWLKDRCAATGSAAALVSRPANVRYLAGGAPPGAVLLLGPAEDVLLCPRTPTGDLVEGRLDEQLRITVLPTPSGDPAVAAADLAQASGADSLSVEEHDLTVARHRAIGSVAPRLLLGDLGGAVEQKRLVKDEEEIACLRIAAEIADQALGELLESILVGRTERHLALELERRLVDHGADGPAFPTSVGTGPNSGRGGHRPSDRRVEEGDFLSVCLGATYRGYRCEIGRTFVIGTTPADWQIELYDVVFAAQRAGREALAPGAEYRAVDRAARQVLDAAGHAEGLGACTGHGVGLEISEDPQLAPGAMGKLDACVPVTVEPGVHLPGRGGVRIDDTLVVRPEADGGPELLTITTKELLAL, from the coding sequence ATGTCAGAGGTGTATGGGCTCCGCCGCGGCTGGCTCAAGGACCGCTGCGCCGCCACGGGCAGCGCCGCGGCCCTGGTCTCCCGCCCCGCCAACGTCCGCTATCTCGCGGGCGGCGCCCCGCCCGGCGCCGTCCTGCTGCTCGGCCCGGCCGAGGACGTCCTGCTCTGCCCCCGTACGCCCACCGGTGACCTCGTCGAGGGGCGGCTGGACGAGCAGCTGCGGATCACCGTGCTGCCCACGCCCTCGGGCGACCCCGCGGTCGCCGCCGCCGACCTCGCCCAGGCCAGCGGCGCCGACTCGCTGAGCGTCGAGGAGCACGACCTCACGGTCGCCCGGCACCGGGCGATCGGCTCGGTCGCGCCCCGGCTGCTCCTCGGCGACCTCGGGGGAGCGGTCGAGCAGAAGCGGCTGGTCAAGGACGAGGAGGAGATCGCGTGTCTGCGCATCGCGGCCGAGATCGCCGACCAGGCGCTCGGTGAGCTCCTGGAGTCGATCCTCGTCGGCCGCACCGAGCGCCACCTCGCCCTGGAGCTGGAGCGCCGTCTGGTCGACCACGGCGCCGACGGCCCCGCCTTCCCCACCTCCGTCGGCACCGGCCCCAACTCCGGCCGCGGCGGCCACCGGCCCTCCGACCGACGGGTGGAGGAAGGAGATTTCCTCTCCGTCTGCCTCGGCGCCACCTACCGCGGCTACCGCTGCGAGATCGGCCGTACGTTCGTCATCGGGACGACTCCCGCCGACTGGCAGATCGAGCTGTACGACGTCGTCTTCGCCGCTCAGCGGGCCGGCCGGGAGGCCCTGGCGCCGGGCGCCGAGTACCGTGCGGTGGACCGCGCGGCGCGTCAGGTGCTGGACGCGGCGGGCCACGCGGAGGGCCTGGGAGCGTGCACCGGACACGGCGTCGGCCTCGAAATCAGCGAGGACCCGCAGCTCGCACCTGGAGCCATGGGTAAACTGGACGCTTGCGTGCCGGTCACCGTCGAACCGGGGGTCCACCTCCCGGGCCGGGGTGGTGTCCGAATCGATGACACGCTCGTCGTCCGCCCCGAGGCGGATGGCGGGCCAGAGCTACTCACCATTACGACCAAGGAACTGCTCGCGCTCTAG
- a CDS encoding shikimate dehydrogenase, with protein MSQESGARRAAVLGSPIAHSLSPVLHRAAYRELGLTHWSYDRFEVDEDALPGFVDALDRSWAGLSLTMPLKRAIIPLLDGISDTAASVEAVNTVVLTGDGRRYGDNTDIPGMIAALRERGVERVPSAAVLGAGATASSALAALARICTGEVTAYVRSAARAEEMRGWGERLGVALRTADWADAAEAFEAPLVIATTPAGTTDTLATAVPDRPGTLFDVLYDPWPTALAAAWSARGGAVVGGLDLLVHQAVLQVEQMTGAEKAPLAAMREAGEKALASR; from the coding sequence GTGAGCCAGGAGAGCGGTGCGCGACGGGCGGCCGTACTGGGATCGCCCATCGCGCACTCGCTCTCCCCGGTGCTGCACCGCGCCGCCTACCGGGAACTCGGCCTCACCCACTGGTCGTACGACCGCTTCGAGGTGGACGAGGACGCGCTGCCCGGCTTCGTCGACGCGCTCGACCGGTCGTGGGCGGGGCTCTCGCTCACGATGCCGCTGAAGCGGGCGATCATCCCGCTGCTCGACGGCATCAGCGACACCGCCGCCTCGGTGGAGGCGGTCAACACGGTCGTCCTCACCGGCGACGGGCGCCGCTACGGCGACAACACCGACATCCCCGGCATGATCGCCGCGCTGCGCGAGCGCGGTGTGGAGCGCGTGCCGTCGGCCGCCGTGCTCGGCGCGGGCGCCACCGCCTCCTCCGCGCTGGCCGCCCTCGCCCGTATCTGTACGGGGGAGGTCACCGCGTATGTGCGCAGCGCCGCCCGGGCCGAGGAGATGCGGGGCTGGGGCGAGCGGCTCGGGGTCGCCCTGCGCACCGCCGACTGGGCGGACGCGGCGGAGGCCTTCGAGGCACCGCTGGTCATCGCCACCACCCCGGCGGGCACCACCGACACGCTCGCGACGGCCGTCCCCGACCGCCCCGGCACGCTCTTCGACGTCCTGTACGACCCCTGGCCGACGGCGCTGGCGGCGGCCTGGTCCGCGCGCGGCGGAGCGGTGGTGGGCGGCCTGGACCTCCTCGTACACCAGGCGGTGCTCCAGGTGGAACAGATGACGGGCGCCGAGAAGGCACCGCTGGCGGCCATGCGCGAGGCGGGCGAGAAGGCCCTGGCGTCCCGCTGA
- the mltG gene encoding endolytic transglycosylase MltG, whose amino-acid sequence MTEYGRGAGSEPWHPEDPLYGDQGWGAQQQVAPGQAQYGEQQAQQQYAQQQNPQVQQHQQHPQQQPQHQQQYAQQAHDPYGQQHYGEQPQQGYPQEQYVQQQAQYTAGWDTTGQQAAMPYAAQQSAEGYPGYGTETQDYYGTPEAYPPPQPPGQRRAVPEQAPEWTPEEEQEPEEENHPFFSDGKGGDEPGSDEDEPRGSRRGGGGRDRRGGKGKKKGKSGRACLVLVVVFSLGVGGAGYFGYQFWQKKFGAAPDYVGTGTTPVQVEIPQGAGGYEIGSILAKAGVVKSQGAFVSAQNDNPKGKTLQAGVYTLNKGMSAANAVAAMLNPASRSNFIIPEGKRNAWVYEQIDKRLELKPGTTKDVAKAQAKNLGLPDWANDNKEIADPLEGFLYPASYPVAKGAKPEDVLRKMVSRANQEYGKVDLKAMAAKLGLKSPLQVITVASLVQAEGKYKHDFDKVARVVLNRLKPNNTETYGLLDFDSTVNYAKSESTLDTGAVKDLRHFKHPYNTYYIHGLPPGPIGNPGESALHSALNPTPGPWYYFVSVTENETLFAVTNEEHEQNRKKYEKEKSGQ is encoded by the coding sequence ATGACTGAGTATGGCCGGGGCGCAGGCTCCGAACCGTGGCATCCCGAGGATCCCCTCTACGGGGACCAGGGGTGGGGAGCGCAGCAGCAGGTCGCGCCCGGTCAGGCTCAGTACGGCGAGCAGCAGGCGCAGCAGCAGTACGCCCAGCAGCAGAACCCGCAGGTCCAGCAGCACCAGCAGCATCCTCAGCAGCAGCCCCAGCACCAGCAGCAGTACGCGCAGCAGGCGCACGACCCGTACGGGCAGCAGCACTACGGTGAGCAGCCCCAGCAGGGTTACCCGCAGGAGCAGTACGTACAGCAGCAGGCCCAGTACACCGCGGGCTGGGACACCACAGGCCAGCAGGCCGCCATGCCCTACGCGGCCCAGCAGAGCGCCGAGGGCTACCCGGGCTACGGCACCGAGACCCAGGACTACTACGGCACGCCCGAGGCGTATCCGCCGCCGCAGCCCCCGGGCCAGCGGCGCGCGGTGCCCGAGCAGGCGCCGGAGTGGACGCCCGAGGAGGAGCAGGAGCCGGAGGAGGAGAACCACCCCTTCTTCAGCGACGGCAAGGGCGGCGACGAGCCCGGCTCCGACGAGGACGAGCCGCGCGGCTCCCGGCGCGGCGGCGGTGGCCGCGACCGCCGGGGCGGCAAGGGGAAGAAGAAGGGCAAGAGCGGACGCGCCTGCCTGGTGCTCGTCGTGGTCTTCTCGCTCGGCGTGGGCGGCGCCGGCTACTTCGGCTACCAGTTCTGGCAGAAGAAGTTCGGCGCGGCTCCCGACTACGTCGGCACCGGCACCACCCCGGTCCAGGTGGAGATCCCGCAGGGCGCCGGCGGCTATGAGATCGGCAGCATCCTGGCCAAGGCCGGAGTGGTCAAGAGCCAGGGCGCGTTCGTCTCCGCGCAGAACGACAACCCCAAGGGCAAGACCCTCCAGGCGGGCGTCTACACGCTCAACAAGGGGATGTCGGCGGCGAACGCGGTCGCGGCCATGCTCAACCCGGCCAGCCGCAGCAACTTCATCATTCCCGAGGGCAAGCGCAACGCCTGGGTCTACGAGCAGATCGACAAGCGCCTCGAACTCAAGCCGGGCACCACCAAGGACGTCGCCAAGGCCCAGGCGAAGAACCTCGGTCTGCCCGACTGGGCGAACGACAACAAGGAGATCGCCGACCCGCTGGAAGGGTTCCTCTACCCGGCCAGCTACCCGGTCGCCAAGGGCGCCAAGCCCGAGGACGTGCTCCGCAAGATGGTCTCCCGCGCCAACCAGGAGTACGGCAAGGTCGACCTGAAGGCCATGGCCGCCAAGCTCGGCCTGAAGTCGCCCCTCCAGGTCATCACGGTCGCGAGCCTCGTCCAGGCGGAGGGCAAGTACAAGCACGACTTCGACAAGGTCGCGCGGGTCGTCCTCAACCGCCTCAAGCCGAACAACACCGAGACCTACGGCCTGCTCGACTTCGACTCCACGGTCAACTACGCCAAGAGCGAGTCGACCCTGGACACCGGCGCGGTCAAGGACCTGCGCCACTTCAAGCACCCGTACAACACGTACTACATCCACGGTCTGCCGCCCGGTCCGATCGGCAACCCCGGTGAGTCCGCGCTGCACTCGGCGCTCAACCCGACGCCGGGCCCGTGGTACTACTTCGTCTCCGTCACCGAGAACGAGACCCTGTTCGCGGTCACCAACGAAGAGCACGAGCAGAACCGCAAGAAGTACGAGAAGGAGAAATCCGGCCAGTGA
- the efp gene encoding elongation factor P: protein MASTNDLKNGMVLKLDGGQLWSVVEFQHVKPGKGPAFVRTKLKNVLSGKVVDKTFNAGVKVETATIDRRDMQFSYMDGEYFVFMDMDTYDQLMVDRKNVGDAANFLIEGFTASVAQHEGEVLYVELPAAVELVIQETEPGVQGDRSTGGTKPAILETGYQIQVPLFITTGEKVKVDTRTSDYLGRVNS, encoded by the coding sequence GTGGCTTCCACGAACGACCTCAAGAACGGCATGGTGCTCAAGCTCGACGGGGGCCAGCTCTGGTCCGTCGTCGAGTTCCAGCACGTCAAGCCCGGCAAGGGCCCGGCCTTCGTGCGCACCAAGCTCAAGAACGTGCTCTCCGGCAAGGTCGTCGACAAGACCTTCAACGCCGGCGTGAAGGTCGAGACCGCCACCATCGACCGCCGCGACATGCAGTTCTCGTACATGGACGGCGAGTACTTCGTCTTCATGGACATGGACACGTACGACCAGCTGATGGTCGACCGCAAGAACGTCGGCGACGCCGCCAACTTCCTGATCGAGGGCTTCACCGCCTCCGTGGCGCAGCACGAGGGCGAGGTGCTCTACGTGGAGCTGCCGGCCGCCGTCGAGCTCGTCATCCAGGAGACCGAGCCGGGTGTCCAGGGCGACCGCTCCACCGGTGGCACCAAGCCCGCCATCCTGGAGACCGGTTACCAGATCCAGGTCCCGCTCTTCATCACCACCGGTGAGAAGGTCAAGGTCGACACCCGCACCAGCGACTACCTCGGCCGGGTGAACAGCTAA
- the aroQ gene encoding type II 3-dehydroquinate dehydratase: MSRRVLVLNGPNLGRLGSREPDVYGATTYAGLVEVCESLGKELGFDVEVRETNDEGDMIRWLHEAADGKIPVVLNPGAFTHYSYGMRDAAAQRTAPLIEVHISNPYTREEFRHTSVVAAVASGTVAGFGIGSYRLALRALADEIGG, translated from the coding sequence GTGAGCCGTCGCGTCCTGGTGCTCAACGGCCCCAACCTGGGCCGCCTGGGCTCGCGCGAGCCGGACGTCTACGGGGCGACGACGTACGCCGGGCTCGTCGAGGTCTGCGAGAGCCTCGGCAAGGAGCTCGGCTTCGATGTGGAGGTCCGCGAGACCAACGACGAGGGCGACATGATCCGCTGGCTGCACGAGGCGGCCGACGGAAAGATTCCGGTCGTTCTCAACCCGGGCGCGTTCACCCACTATTCGTACGGAATGCGGGACGCGGCCGCCCAGCGCACCGCCCCGCTCATCGAGGTGCACATCTCGAACCCGTACACCCGCGAGGAGTTCCGCCACACCTCCGTGGTGGCGGCCGTGGCGAGCGGCACCGTCGCGGGCTTCGGCATCGGCTCGTACCGCCTGGCGCTGCGCGCGCTCGCCGACGAGATCGGCGGCTGA
- a CDS encoding shikimate kinase, with the protein MTTGPLVVLIGPMGSGKSTVGALLAERLGAPYRDTDADIVAAQGREIADIFVDEGEPHFRELEREAVRAAVAEHSGVLALGGGAILDASTRALLSGLPVVYLSMDVEEAVKRVGLNAARPLLAVNPRRQWRELMEARRHLYTEVARVVVETDGRTPEEVAQAVLDALELKSA; encoded by the coding sequence GTGACCACCGGTCCGCTGGTCGTCCTGATCGGCCCGATGGGCTCCGGGAAGTCCACCGTGGGCGCGCTGCTGGCCGAGCGGCTCGGCGCGCCCTACCGGGACACCGACGCCGACATCGTGGCCGCCCAGGGCCGGGAGATCGCCGACATCTTCGTCGACGAGGGAGAGCCGCACTTCCGCGAGCTGGAGCGGGAGGCGGTGCGCGCCGCGGTCGCCGAACACAGCGGTGTGCTCGCCCTGGGCGGCGGCGCCATCCTCGACGCGTCCACGCGCGCGCTGCTGTCCGGCCTGCCGGTCGTCTATCTGTCGATGGACGTCGAGGAGGCGGTGAAGCGGGTCGGTCTCAACGCCGCCCGCCCGCTCCTCGCCGTCAACCCGCGCCGCCAGTGGCGCGAACTGATGGAAGCCCGGCGCCATCTGTACACCGAAGTAGCCCGGGTCGTCGTCGAGACCGACGGCCGTACCCCCGAAGAGGTCGCCCAGGCGGTCCTCGACGCACTGGAGCTGAAATCCGCATGA
- the nusB gene encoding transcription antitermination factor NusB yields the protein MAARNKARKRAFQILFEADQRGESVQTVLADWVRHSRSDDRQPPVNEYTMQLVEGYAQHVARIDDLISTYAVDWTLDRMPVVDRNILRLGTYELVWEDETPDAVVIDEAVQLAKEFSTDDSPAFVNGLLARFKELKPSLRRDA from the coding sequence GTGGCTGCCCGGAACAAGGCGCGCAAGCGCGCCTTCCAGATCCTCTTCGAGGCCGACCAGCGCGGCGAGTCCGTGCAGACGGTCCTCGCGGACTGGGTGCGCCACTCGCGGTCCGACGACCGTCAGCCGCCGGTCAACGAGTACACGATGCAGCTCGTCGAGGGGTACGCGCAGCATGTGGCGCGGATCGACGACCTGATCTCCACGTACGCCGTCGACTGGACGCTCGACCGCATGCCGGTCGTCGACCGGAACATCCTGCGGCTCGGGACGTACGAGCTCGTCTGGGAGGACGAGACGCCGGACGCCGTCGTCATCGACGAGGCGGTGCAGCTGGCGAAGGAGTTCTCCACGGACGACTCCCCGGCCTTCGTGAACGGGCTGCTGGCCCGTTTCAAGGAACTCAAGCCGAGCCTCCGCCGGGACGCCTAG
- the aroC gene encoding chorismate synthase — protein sequence MSRLRWLTAGESHGPALVATLEGLPAGVPITTEMVADHLARRRLGYGRGARMKFERDEVTFLGGVRHGLSMGSPIAVMVGNTEWPKWEQVMSADPVDPEILADLARNAPLTRPRPGHADLAGMQKYGFDEARPILERASARETAARVALGAVARSYLKETAGIEVVSHVVELASAKAPYGVYPTPADVEKLDADPVRCLDADASKAMVAEIDQAHKDGDTLGGVVEVLAYGVPVGLGSHVHWDRRLDARLAAALMGIQAIKGVEVGDGFDLARVPGSKAHDEIVRTADGVKRTSGRAGGTEGGLTTGELLRVRAAMKPIATVPRALATIDVVTGEAAKAHHQRSDVCAVPAAGIVAEAMVALVLADAVAEKFGGDSVPETRRNVQSYLDNLQIR from the coding sequence TTGAGCAGGTTGCGCTGGCTGACCGCGGGGGAGTCCCACGGACCCGCACTGGTGGCGACGCTGGAGGGCCTTCCCGCCGGCGTGCCGATCACCACGGAGATGGTGGCGGACCACCTGGCCCGGCGGCGCCTCGGCTATGGACGCGGCGCCCGGATGAAGTTCGAGCGCGACGAGGTGACCTTCCTCGGCGGCGTCCGGCACGGCCTGTCGATGGGCTCGCCCATCGCGGTCATGGTCGGCAACACCGAGTGGCCCAAGTGGGAACAGGTCATGTCGGCCGACCCCGTGGACCCCGAGATCCTGGCCGACCTGGCCCGCAACGCGCCGCTGACGCGCCCGCGCCCCGGCCACGCCGACCTCGCGGGCATGCAGAAGTACGGTTTCGACGAGGCCCGGCCGATCCTGGAGCGCGCCAGCGCCCGCGAGACGGCCGCCCGTGTGGCGCTGGGCGCGGTGGCCCGGTCGTACCTGAAGGAGACGGCGGGCATCGAGGTCGTCTCCCACGTGGTCGAGCTGGCCTCGGCCAAGGCGCCGTACGGCGTGTACCCGACCCCGGCCGACGTCGAGAAGCTCGACGCCGACCCGGTGCGCTGCCTGGACGCGGACGCGTCGAAGGCGATGGTCGCGGAGATCGACCAGGCCCACAAGGACGGCGACACGCTCGGTGGCGTGGTCGAGGTCCTGGCGTACGGCGTGCCCGTCGGCCTGGGCTCGCACGTCCACTGGGACCGGCGCCTTGACGCCCGGCTCGCCGCCGCCCTGATGGGTATCCAGGCGATCAAGGGCGTCGAGGTCGGCGACGGCTTCGACCTGGCCCGGGTGCCGGGCTCCAAGGCGCACGACGAGATCGTCAGGACCGCCGACGGGGTCAAGCGCACCTCCGGCCGCGCCGGCGGCACCGAGGGCGGTCTGACCACCGGTGAGCTGCTGCGCGTCCGCGCCGCGATGAAGCCGATCGCGACCGTGCCGCGCGCCCTCGCCACCATCGACGTGGTCACGGGCGAGGCCGCCAAGGCCCACCACCAGCGCTCGGACGTGTGCGCCGTGCCCGCCGCCGGGATCGTGGCCGAGGCCATGGTCGCGCTGGTCCTCGCGGACGCGGTCGCGGAGAAGTTCGGCGGCGACTCGGTCCCCGAGACCCGCCGCAACGTCCAGTCCTACCTCGACAACCTGCAGATCCGGTGA
- the aroB gene encoding 3-dehydroquinate synthase yields MSEQAPTRIHVGGTAGTDPYEVLVGRNLLAELPGLIGPKARKVAVIHPEALAGTGDAIREDLAAQGYEAIAIQVPNAEEAKTYEVAAYCWKALGQSGFTRTDVVVGVGGGATTDLAGFVAATWLRGVRWISVPTTVLGMVDAAVGGKTGINTAEGKNLVGAFHPPVGVLCDLAALDSLPVHDFVSGMAEVIKAGFISDPVILDLIEADPAGARTPQGPHTAELIERAIRVKAEVVSSDLKESGLREILNYGHTLAHAIEKNERYKWRHGAAVSVGMVFAAELGRLAGRLDDATADRHRSILESVGLPLTYRADQWPKLVENMKLDKKSRGNLLRFIVLDGLAKPTVLEGPDPAVLLAAYGEVSS; encoded by the coding sequence ATGAGCGAGCAGGCACCCACCCGGATCCACGTCGGCGGCACCGCCGGAACGGACCCGTACGAAGTGCTCGTCGGCCGCAACCTCCTCGCCGAACTGCCCGGCCTGATCGGCCCCAAGGCCCGCAAGGTCGCCGTCATCCACCCGGAGGCGCTGGCCGGCACCGGCGACGCCATCCGCGAGGACCTGGCCGCGCAGGGCTACGAGGCCATCGCCATCCAGGTGCCCAACGCCGAGGAGGCGAAGACCTACGAGGTCGCCGCCTACTGCTGGAAGGCGCTCGGCCAGTCCGGCTTCACCCGTACCGACGTGGTCGTCGGCGTGGGTGGTGGCGCCACCACCGACCTCGCGGGCTTCGTCGCGGCGACCTGGCTGCGCGGGGTGCGCTGGATCTCGGTCCCGACCACCGTGCTCGGCATGGTCGACGCGGCCGTCGGCGGCAAGACCGGCATCAACACCGCCGAGGGCAAGAACCTGGTGGGCGCGTTCCACCCGCCCGTGGGCGTCCTGTGCGACCTCGCGGCGCTGGACTCGCTGCCGGTCCACGACTTCGTCTCCGGCATGGCCGAGGTCATCAAGGCCGGCTTCATCTCCGACCCGGTCATCCTCGACCTGATCGAGGCCGACCCGGCGGGTGCCCGCACCCCCCAGGGCCCGCACACGGCCGAGCTGATCGAGCGGGCGATCCGGGTGAAGGCGGAGGTCGTCTCCAGCGACCTCAAGGAGTCGGGCCTGCGCGAGATCCTGAACTACGGGCACACCCTCGCGCACGCCATCGAGAAGAACGAGCGCTACAAGTGGCGCCACGGCGCCGCCGTCTCCGTCGGCATGGTCTTCGCGGCCGAGCTGGGCCGCCTCGCCGGGCGCCTGGACGACGCCACGGCCGACCGGCACCGCTCCATCCTGGAGTCGGTGGGGCTGCCGCTGACCTACCGCGCCGACCAGTGGCCCAAGCTGGTCGAGAACATGAAGCTGGACAAGAAGTCGCGGGGCAACCTGCTGCGCTTCATCGTCCTGGACGGGCTCGCCAAGCCGACGGTCCTGGAGGGCCCGGACCCGGCGGTGCTGCTCGCGGCGTACGGCGAGGTGTCCTCGTGA